The DNA window AGGCGCAATCCTGCCTGCAGCACCCTCTAGGACTTCTAGTAGCTTCAACTCTGTTTCCTTCTCTACTTATTTGAGAAGGAGTAGGAATAGCTTTCGTAGCGCCAAGCTATGGAATCGCTGGGCTTAAGGATGTATGCGTCTGCTGCCTTCAGCATGTCAGTCCACTTTGAGGATGTAGCATTCCACCAATACCAAAGCCAAGCTCGCCCCGAAGTTAGGGTCTCAACCACATTGCTTACTCCATCAATTGAAGACACGAAGACACCGTAGGCGCTTGTCTTGTATTCTACTCTTTTGGTGACTGCTAGTAGGGCTTCGAAAGTGGTTGATCCTGCTATTACCGTCTGGTTGTGCCAGCTCATGGTTCCGTTGCCGTAGTCCAGCAGGGCATTGACGTTGATTGCTAGAGACTTCAATTCTTCAAAGGTTGCGCGGGTTTCAACGTAAAGTCCATAGTAGTACGCGGTAGCCAACGTCGCAGTTAACGCCCACACCGCCAA is part of the Candidatus Bathyarchaeia archaeon genome and encodes:
- a CDS encoding DUF4430 domain-containing protein codes for the protein MATAYYYGLYVETRATFEELKSLAINVNALLDYGNGTMSWHNQTVIAGSTTFEALLAVTKRVEYKTSAYGVFVSSIDGVSNVVETLTSGRAWLWYWWNATSSKWTDMLKAADAYILKPSDSIAWRYESYSYSFSNK